The Pseudomonadota bacterium DNA segment GTCGAGCACGGTGCCCGCCGCCTCGTAGGTCGAGAACGAGAAGCCGTCCACGATCAGGTCGGGCTCCCAGTCGCACGACCCCTCCTCGTAGTAGTCGTGCCCGCCGTACGGGGGGAAGCAGCCCGCGAAGAGCGCCGCGAGCAGGAAAAGCCGGGAAGCGCGCAGGATCGATGCCTTCATGGTTCCCATCCTCCTGTGGGTTTCGACTCCATGGGACGACTCTACCTCACCGGCCTTCCCGCCCGCAACGAGGAGGTTCCCCCGGCCGAATGACTCTGGGCGCTTTTCGCGGCACTTTCCGCTCGCGCCTACTGTCCGGAGCGCACGCAGCGGGCGCCGGCGCCGATGTTGACGCCCCAGTGCACGCCCCGGGCGTCGAAGTGGTTCACGTCTCCGCGGTAGAAGCTGGCGAACCACGCGCGGTCGTCGTCGAACGGCGACGAGCTCCAGTAGGCGGGGTAGGCGTCCTGCGCGAACATGGCGTTGCAATCGGCGCTGGCGCTGCACTTCGCGCACAGGCCGGGCTTCCCGCGCGCCACCTTGTCGTCGCAGCCGCCGAGCAGATCGACGTACTCCTGGCGGGAGGGGAGCCGATATCCGGGCGGGCAGGCGCCTCTGGCCTCGGTCCAGGACATCCCCTTCACGTCGCCGCCGCACATGACCCCGAGCCACGTGCGCCCCAAAGGGCAGCGCAGCCAATAGAGGTTCGTGCCGGGCTGTCGCACCTCCGCGCTGCCGGGCTCGACCGGCGCGCTCGCCTGCGGCGCCGGCGGCGGCGGCGGCTTCACCGGCGACAGGAACAGCTGCACGACGGCCTGGCACTGCGCATCGCTCGCGTCCGCGGCGGACACGCACCTGTCGTAGGCGCCCGCCTGCCGCAGCGCGCCGGCCGAGTCGCCGCTCGACGCCCCGGCGCCCGCGCCGAAAACCTCGACGCCCGCCGCCGCCTTGCGCTTCGCCTCGGAGACGAGCCGGTAGGCGCCGATCGCCGTCGCGGACACGAAGTGCGTCGCGCGCGCGCACTCCCCGTTCAACTGTGCGCCGTCGACCTCGTTGACCGCGGTCTGCTGCATCCCGAGGATCGCGTAGTCGAGCGACCACCTGTCGCCCTGCCGGAACTCGCCGACGAGGCTGATCGCGCCCACCGGCAGCTTGGCGAACACCTCGTCCTCGCTGGTGATGTACTCCGTGTTCGTGCTCAGCGTCGTCGGCTCGAGGTCGTACGCGCCCGGCTGCTCGCAGCCGTACAGCACCTCGAGATCGCAGCCGGAGTAGCGGACGAGCAGCACGCCCTTGCGCGCGGCGGCCTGCATCCGCGCCTTCTGCGTCGCGTCCCACTCGACGAGCCACGGGTCGGTCTTGCCCGAGACGTTCTCGCACTTGAACTTGCCGCCGCTCCCGCCCGACGGGGTCGCCATTCCGCTCGGGCCCTCGGGCAGCGCGGGCGCGCCGCACGCGGAGAGGACGAGCGCGACGAGGACCGGAAGCACACGACGGGCGTTGGGCATCGCTTCTTCTCCGAGCTGCGGGCGCGGTGGATGGGCGGATCAGTGATAGCCGTTCACGGACGAGGTGGGAAGCGGAGAGACGGGATCATGTCCACGGACGCGCCCCCGCCGATCAGGGAAGCCGCGCGGAGAAGCCGCGCGGATGGCGTTCCGGCTCGAGACTGGCTATAGTCGATCCATGGGGATGGAGGAGCGCACCGAGGCCCGCCGCAGGCGCATGATCGCGCACCGCGCCGTCGACTACGACGACGCCGAGCGGTGGGATCTCGAGTTCTGGTTGAGCATGACGCCGCAGGAGCGCCTGTCGGCGCTCGTCGCGATCCGCAGGGACGTGGAGAAGGTGCGGGCAGGACGCCGTGGAAACGATCCGTGACTTCGAGGACATGCTGGAGCTCCTCGCGCGGCACCGGGTGAGGTACCTCGTCGTCGGCGGGCTCGCTTTCATCTATCACGCGAAACCCAGGTACACGAAGGACATGGACCTGTGGATCGAGTTCGCGCCCGAGAACGTCGAGCGGGCCAACGCGGCGCTCGCGGAGTTCGGCTCGTCGGCCCTGTTGAGCCCGGATCACGACGAGGAGGTGCTGCAGCTCGGGATCGCCCCCGACAGGATCGACTTCTTCCTCCGCATGGGCGGGATGCGGTTCGAGGACGCGTGGGCGAAGCGCATACGGGGCAAGTACGGCGACACCGTCGCCAATTGGATCGATCTCGACTCCCTGCTCGCCATCAAGAGCGCCATCGACACGCCGCGGCACCAGGAGGACGCGCGGGTGCTGCGCGAGGTGAAGAAGCGCCGCTAGGCACCGCTCGTACTGCCGTCCCGAAGCCCGTTCCGGAATTGCGTGGCGTCGGAAGTCGCCCGCGTTGGCGAGGAGCCCCCTGCCGAATGACTCCGGGCACTTTTTCGGCGGCGATCACTTCGCAAGGTTTGCCGATCGATCGGCTTCCCGATGCCGATCACACCACAGACGACTTCCGATCGATCGGTTCCTCGATTCCGATCACACCACAAGCGACTTCGGATCGATCGGTTCCCCGAAGCCGATCACACCACAGACGACTTCGGATCGATCGGTTCCCCGAAGCCGATCACACCACAAGCGACTTCGGATCGAACCGTCCCGCGATGCCGATCACACCACAAGCGACTTCGGATCGAACC contains these protein-coding regions:
- a CDS encoding DUF1566 domain-containing protein, which produces MPNARRVLPVLVALVLSACGAPALPEGPSGMATPSGGSGGKFKCENVSGKTDPWLVEWDATQKARMQAAARKGVLLVRYSGCDLEVLYGCEQPGAYDLEPTTLSTNTEYITSEDEVFAKLPVGAISLVGEFRQGDRWSLDYAILGMQQTAVNEVDGAQLNGECARATHFVSATAIGAYRLVSEAKRKAAAGVEVFGAGAGASSGDSAGALRQAGAYDRCVSAADASDAQCQAVVQLFLSPVKPPPPPAPQASAPVEPGSAEVRQPGTNLYWLRCPLGRTWLGVMCGGDVKGMSWTEARGACPPGYRLPSRQEYVDLLGGCDDKVARGKPGLCAKCSASADCNAMFAQDAYPAYWSSSPFDDDRAWFASFYRGDVNHFDARGVHWGVNIGAGARCVRSGQ